A window of the Citrus sinensis cultivar Valencia sweet orange chromosome 9, DVS_A1.0, whole genome shotgun sequence genome harbors these coding sequences:
- the LOC102608964 gene encoding uncharacterized protein LOC102608964, with protein sequence MGFTFTAKDKPKSSSSSENWGTGFLLVFFPEDGNNNGSTGSTKSTSNNNSVVDSNKTTSNSLLMPSIKRTNSSVLFTKAQSTISICALSVFLTLLLFTLSTFEPSSLPTPSITSIHTPRRFLSSSSSQKPNTRRHSLFNNILKTTPFRGNNKQPASNYNPFALQGLGTLYRRGTKAMPDLVVAHLTEDVKEDEFRLFLRVLHRSGLTAKADAAFLFGVSSKKFDSLIKEENDSFLKLVQHYKELNISNNGNNNNNNNNNSTKARRRRAADSVLSFNLTQFVKAVKNNINSNKEVEEPLWGKRIRGNYSNSSTVVGDDDGTSQGAELTRLSYGSMVGFEVSELDPENSLAGFFDHVPMSLRRWACYPMLLGRVRRNFKHVALVDTKHLLLLGDPLGRVRSKSPESVHVSLKSWDKHSKRNSDKTQSHHSVNSAIITGGAKGVRRLSNAMLTEIVRAAMQHKKKSSVTESGVLSQLVGNEHVLKNINLITSTESIPDASSLTGSSSKSAAARGLIQRGGNSNSNSNSNSNHDVDYSIIMKIICSCEVDSSVYKNC encoded by the coding sequence atgggTTTCACTTTCACAGCAAAAGACAAGCCAaagagcagcagcagcagcgaAAACTGGGGCACGGGCTTTCTTCTAGTGTTCTTCCCTGAAGATGGCAACAACAATGGCAGCACTGGCAGCACAAAAAGTACTTCCAACAACAACAGTGTGGTCGACAGCAACAAAACAACCAGCAACAGTCTCTTAATGCCGTCAATCAAAAGAACAAACTCGAGCGTTTTATTCACAAAAGCACAGTCCACGATCTCAATCTGCGCTCTCTCTGTCTTCCTCACTCTCCTCCTCTTCACTCTCTCCACTTTCGAACCCTCCTCCCTCCCCACACCCTCCATCACTTCTATCCACACCCCACGCCGTTTCTTATCGTCATCATCATCCCAAAAACCGAACACCCGCCGACACTCTCTATTCAACAACATCCTCAAGACGACGCCGTTCCGAGGAAACAACAAACAGCCAGCTTCTAATTATAACCCGTTTGCTTTACAAGGATTGGGCACCCTCTACCGCCGCGGCACTAAGGCCATGCCCGATCTCGTCGTCGCTCACTTGACGGAGGACGTTAAAGAAGACGAATTCCGTTTGTTTCTTCGAGTCCTGCATCGGTCCGGCCTCACTGCTAAGGCCGACGCGGCATTTCTCTTCGGCGTGTCCTCgaaaaaatttgattctttGATCAAAGAAGAGAACGACTCTTTCTTGAAACTCGTACAGCATTACAAGGAActgaatattagtaataatggtaataataataataataataataataacagcaCCAAGGCGAGGAGGAGGAGGGCCGCCGACTCGGTGTTGAGTTTTAATTTGACTCAGTTCGTTAAAGCTGTGAAGAATAATATCAACAGTAACAAGGAAGTTGAGGAGCCTTTGTGGGGTAAAAGAATTCGTGGGAATTACAGTAACTCGTCAACAGTGGTGGGAGATGATGATGGAACTAGTCAAGGGGCTGAGTTGACTCGGCTGAGTTACGGGTCAATGGTTGGCTTCGAAGTGTCCGAGTTGGATCCGGAGAACTCGCTTGCTGGGTTCTTTGATCACGTTCCGATGAGTTTACGAAGATGGGCTTGTTATCCGATGCTGTTGGGACGAGTCAGGAGAAATTTTAAGCACGTAGCGTTGGTGGACACAAAGCATTTGCTGTTGCTCGGGGACCCACTTGGCCGAGTGAGGAGTAAGAGTCCCGAGTCGGTACATGTCTCGTTGAAGTCGTGGGACAAGCATAGCAAGAGAAACTCGGACAAAACTCAGTCTCACCACTCGGTTAACTCGGCGATCATAACGGGTGGGGCTAAAGGTGTTCGGAGACTATCCAATGCGATGTTGACCGAAATTGTGAGAGCCGCAATGCAGCACAAGAAGAAGAGTTCGGTCACTGAGTCAGGTGTCTTGAGTCAGCTCGTCGGTAATGAGCATGTTTTGAAGAACATTAATTTGATTACTTCCACTGAGTCGATCCCAGACGCGAGTTCACTCACTGGGTCGAGTTCCAAGTCAGCAGCGGCTCGTGGGTTAATACAACGTGGCGGTAATAGCAATAGCAAcagtaatagtaatagtaatcatGATGTTGATTATTCTATaattatgaagataatttGTTCATGTGAAGTAGATTCTTCTGTTTATAAGAACTGTTAG